Genomic segment of Panicum virgatum strain AP13 chromosome 2K, P.virgatum_v5, whole genome shotgun sequence:
GGCTCCTTCACCACTAGCTTTATCACCACCATTGGGTAAGTGCTGTTAAAgtgtaaaaaaaattgtttacGAGTGGATCATTATTTTCGTACGAATGCCGTTATTTGGATGGTTCTAAAATACTTTCTGTTTTATTCTTCAAAAAGGATCGACTTCAAAATAAGAACAATTGAACTTGATGGTAAGCGCATAAAGTTGCAGATCTGGGATACTGCTGGCCAAGAACGTTTCCGAACTATTACAACTGGTACACAATATGCCTCCTTTGCTGTGGAGTGGAACTAAGTTggtttttgaactatttgtggTGAAAATATTCTGAAATTGTAAACTTTTTGACTATGCAGCCTACTACAGGGGAGCAATGGGCATTTTGCTCGTCTATGATGTTACTGACGAGTCGTCGTTCAACAGTATGTATTCTTCAACTTCACTCAATACTTCAATATAGTTGGTTCCCTCAACTGATCATGTTGTTATTTTTGACAGATATAAGAAATTGGATTAGGAATATTGAGCAACATGCTTCCGACAATGTGAATAAAATTTTGATAGGCAACAAAGCCGACATGGATGAAAGCAAACGGGTATTTCTGTTCATCTTTATTGTCTCTCACATTTCCTGTCCATCTTATTCTGCATTCCTATTTGAGATTTCGTGTAGTTTAATGTTCAGTTTAAGATGAAAAATGGATCTTCTTTTGTGATTGTAATGAATGTAACTTCATGTGATAAACTAGTGCACGTCTAATGGTCATCATGTGTATATTCATGGCCTTGCCTTTTTGAATGACCCTATTGTTTGAATACAGGCTGTACCAACATCTAAAGGGCAGGCTCTTGCTGACGAGTACGGCATCAAGTTCTTTGAAACGGTTAGTTAGTTTTTGACATTTCTGCTGCTAACCCTACACCTATTCTAACTTGAAGGAAAGAACTTGATGGTGTGCCTCGTGATTGCTGTTTCTGCAGAGTGCAAAGACCAACTTGAATGTGGAGCAGGTTTTCTTTTCAATAGCAAGAGATATCAAGCAAAGGCTAGCGGAAACCGACTCGAAGCCAGAGGTGCAACTTCAATCTTGTTCTTCCTTTTAAACTAACGATCTGCTTCGTCGAACCTTAACGATTAAGTCATTCTGTGGGTTTAGGAGCGTACGATCAGTATTAACAGACCTGAGGACGCTTCAACACCACAGAAGTCAGCATGCTGCGGGTCCTAACTCCTGAGTGGGTTATGTTATCACACGGAGGATAAGATAGTGGTGATACCATGCTTGTAATTTACCCTTTTCTCTGGCTATCATCACGTGGTTCGTGAGCAATTGCTTGGGTTCAGATTTCTGTGTTTCACTGTGCACAATTTTAGCTGTAACACTGGTAGAAATGCAAACGGTCGCGAGTCAATGTTCTGGTGTGTGTGCAGAACAGCAAATCTATTGTGAGACCGTTTCATTTCTAATCAATATATACACGTAACTTTGCCCTAGTGATTATCAAAATGCTTGCTGAATTGTTACAATTAGGGCTTGTTCGGTTGCATACGGTTTCATTCCGGTCACGGAATGATACATAAGAGATATAACAAGAGATCCGGATTTATTCCGGGTCGGAAACTACTTGCAACAAAATAAGTTCACAATAGATACAACAAGAGACCCGGAATCAATCCATGAGTTTAGAGATGGGGAATGAATCCGGGTCTCTTGTTATATCTATTATGAACTTATTTTGTTGCAAGTAGTTTCCGACCCGGAATAAATCCGGGTCTCTTGTTATATCTCTTATTGTTTTTATCATTCCGGGCCCGGAATGAAACCGGGTGCAACCGAACAAGCCCTTAGTTTGACACGCTGATGTTTATTCTCAACAAATGCTAAGTGAAAGGTATAACTCATTCTGGAAAAGATATATTTGCAGGAAACATTGGTGAGTTCATCTCATGGGTGGTCAAGAGTGAGTCTTGCCCAAAACATTTTCTCCTACCTTTCACTGGGAGCTTAAGTTTAGAAAAGAAAATGCTGGCTTTTCTTTGAGCACATCTCTCTGCCGCCATTCTTTGTATATATGCACCGAAGCCAAGAACCATCCATTCTGCAAACCTCCTGAATACCTTCTCCTCCACCCATCCCCTGCAGGATGCACCACCCATTGCTTCATAAGACAGGGCAGCAGGGCCCTCTCTTCTCCTTCCATTATTACACAAGCAAAGAAT
This window contains:
- the LOC120666732 gene encoding ras-related protein RABE1c-like; the protein is MAAPPARARADYDYLIKLLLIGDSGVGKSCLLLRFSDGSFTTSFITTIGIDFKIRTIELDGKRIKLQIWDTAGQERFRTITTAYYRGAMGILLVYDVTDESSFNNIRNWIRNIEQHASDNVNKILIGNKADMDESKRAVPTSKGQALADEYGIKFFETSAKTNLNVEQVFFSIARDIKQRLAETDSKPEERTISINRPEDASTPQKSACCGS